From the Actinomycetes bacterium genome, one window contains:
- a CDS encoding DUF6186 family protein, producing the protein MTWRELTILGYLVIVGAGVALEVVSRRPDSKLPSFELLLSRVMRTRSGRVSVLAAWTWVGLHFFAR; encoded by the coding sequence ATGACGTGGCGTGAGCTCACCATCCTCGGCTACCTCGTCATCGTCGGCGCCGGGGTGGCCCTCGAGGTGGTCAGCCGGCGACCCGACTCCAAGCTGCCGTCCTTCGAGCTCCTCCTGAGCCGCGTCATGCGAACCCGGTCGGGCCGGGTCAGCGTGCTCGCCGCATGGACCTGGGTGGGCCTGCACTTCTTCGCCCGCTGA